GGCGTGACCATTCCCCAGTTGGTGGACGATCTGGCGGCCAAGGGGGCCAAGATGATCCTGGCCGGTTCCGACGACATGAAGGACGGCATCCGCGAGGCGGCGGCGGCCCATCCGGAGATTGCCTTCGTGCATGTCTCGGGTGACGACGTGCTCACGGGCAAGGCCCCGAAGAATCTGGGCAACGTGTTCGGCCGCATGGAATACGGCAAGATGATGGCCGGGTTTGCGGCGGCCATGGCCACCAAGACCGGCAAGATCGCCTACCTGGGGCCGCTGATCAACGACGAGACCCGCCGTCTGGCGGCCTCGGTGTACCTGGGCGCGCGCTACGCCTGGGAGAAGGTGCTGAACAAGCCCGCCAAGGATCTTCAATTCAAGGTGAGCTGGATCGGGTTCTGGTTCAACATCCCCGGGGTCACCTCCGACCCCAACCAGGTGGCGGCGGCCTTTTTCGACGGCGGCTACGACGTGGTGGTCTCGGGCATCGACACCCCCGAGGCGCTCATTGTGGCCAAGCAGAAACAAGGGGCCGGGGCTGACGTGCATGCCGTGTCCTACGACTACAAGCTGGCCTGCCAGGGCTACGACGCCGTGTGCCTGGGCGTGCCGTATTTCAACTGGGGCCCGGAGTTTCTCAAACTGGTCACGCAGGGCAAGGCCGGGAAGTTCGTGCCTGCCTTCGAGTGGCTGGCCCCTGATTTCGCTGACATCAACAACCCGGACACCTCGATTGTGGGCTATGCCGAGGGCGCGGCCCTGTCTGCGGCGGCCAGGGCGGAACTGAAGAAGTTCGTGGCCGACCTGGGCGCGGGCAAGGCGGAGCTTTTTGCGGGACCGCTGAACTACCAGGACGGATCGGTGTTCCTGAAGGCCGGGGAGAAGGCCACGGACAAGCAGATCTGGTTTCTGCCGCAGCTTCTGGAAGGCATGGACGGACAAAGCGTGGCCAAATAGGCCCGCACGAATTGTGAACCGGGGACGCCGCCGTGGACGTTTTCTTGTCGCACATCACGAAACGCTACGGCCGCATCCTGGCCAACGACGGCGTCACCGTGGCCCTGAAACCGGGCCGTATCCATGGACTGTTGGGTGAAAACGGGGCCGGCAAGAGCACGCTCATGCGCGTTCTCGCCGGCCACGTCATGTGCGACGACGGGTTCCTTGAGGTGGACGGCGTCCGGCACGCCGGACTGACCCCGGGGGCGGCCATGGGCCTGGGCATCGGCATGCTCAGCCAGGATCCCCTGGACTTTCCGCCGCTTGCCGCCTGGGAGAATTTCACCCTGGGCGGACGCCCCCGGACCCGGAAACAGGCCCGGGACCGGCTGGCGGAGCTCTCGGAGAGCCTGGGGTTTACGCTTCGTCCGGACGATCCCGTGGAACGCTTCACCGTGGCCGAGCGGCAGCAGTTGGAGCTGGCCCGGCTCATGGACGCCGACGTCCGGCTGCTGATTCTGGACGAGCCCACCACGGGCATCTCCCCCGAGCAAAAAGACATCCTTTTCCGCATCCTGCGAGATTTCGCGGCCAATAAGGGCCGCATCGTGATCCTGGTGACCCACAAGCTGCCCGAGGCCGAGGAGCTGTGCCACGAAGTCCTGGTCATGCGCCGGGGGCGGCTCGTGGGCAGTTTTGAGCCGCCCTACGACGCAGGCATTTTGCTGGAGACCATGTTCGGCCCCGAGGCGGCCAAGGCCGCAACCGAACCGGAGATCACCGGCCAGGCCGCCATGGCGGCGATCCGGGTCCGGGAGGCGGCGGCGCCGCACAAGGCCCAGGCCCCAGCCCTGGCCGAGCTGGCGGACGTGGCCTTTTCCGACGAGAAATCCGCCCTGCCCCCGGTCAGCCTCGCCCTGCGCCCGGGCGAGGTGGTGGGCGTGGCCGGGGTGGCCGG
Above is a genomic segment from Desulfolutivibrio sulfodismutans DSM 3696 containing:
- a CDS encoding BMP family lipoprotein, encoding MKRAIWCLAALFAVLSLVPGPVRAADEPFTFGLLLVGPYNDKGYSQAQYEGGRYVEEKLPGSKMIYLDKVNPADRPGVTIPQLVDDLAAKGAKMILAGSDDMKDGIREAAAAHPEIAFVHVSGDDVLTGKAPKNLGNVFGRMEYGKMMAGFAAAMATKTGKIAYLGPLINDETRRLAASVYLGARYAWEKVLNKPAKDLQFKVSWIGFWFNIPGVTSDPNQVAAAFFDGGYDVVVSGIDTPEALIVAKQKQGAGADVHAVSYDYKLACQGYDAVCLGVPYFNWGPEFLKLVTQGKAGKFVPAFEWLAPDFADINNPDTSIVGYAEGAALSAAARAELKKFVADLGAGKAELFAGPLNYQDGSVFLKAGEKATDKQIWFLPQLLEGMDGQSVAK
- a CDS encoding ATP-binding cassette domain-containing protein — translated: MDVFLSHITKRYGRILANDGVTVALKPGRIHGLLGENGAGKSTLMRVLAGHVMCDDGFLEVDGVRHAGLTPGAAMGLGIGMLSQDPLDFPPLAAWENFTLGGRPRTRKQARDRLAELSESLGFTLRPDDPVERFTVAERQQLELARLMDADVRLLILDEPTTGISPEQKDILFRILRDFAANKGRIVILVTHKLPEAEELCHEVLVMRRGRLVGSFEPPYDAGILLETMFGPEAAKAATEPEITGQAAMAAIRVREAAAPHKAQAPALAELADVAFSDEKSALPPVSLALRPGEVVGVAGVAGGGQELFLRGLAGLARIRSGRYGLGGADMRGRTMAAFSRAGVHFLPASRMEEGLFPGLSLADHARLGFPDEKGDIRDLFSRRFVDRFHVPDQPGAPAASLSGGNQQRLLLSLIPDNTRLLVAESPTRGLDVASCAQVWEHLHALAAQGTAVVFSSEDLDEILARSGRILVFYNRRLAADTPAAGQTVRGLGRHMTGRVGQTAAQALSDAKP